The nucleotide sequence TTTTTAACTAAAGAAGGGTTGCAATGGTTGAGTGATAATATGTTTACAGATACTATTGAGATGAAAGTTGGTAAAAAACAATTTACAGATGAGCGTAATAGTTCGTTATTTGCTCTTATTCAACAAGGTGCATTTTTGAGTGACGGACAATTATATAAACAAATAAATTCGATTATTGAATCCTAATTTGGATGATATTTCTTTTAAATTGGCTATTTTAGTACGCAATAATAAATACTAAAGTAGCCAATTTTTTTATGGATATTCTATCGCAAATATTGTTGTTAAGAGAGGAACTTGATCAGCATAATTATAATTATTATGTTTTGGATAATCCGATTATTACGGATTATGACTTTGATTTGAAATTAAAACAACTCCAAGAGCTTGAAGTAAAACACCCTGAATATTTTGACGAAAATTCACCTACGCAACGAGTAGGTGGAGCAATTACTAAAAATTTCCAAACTATTGCTCATGAGCAAAGAATGTATTCTTTGGATAATTCCTATTCTAAAGAAGATTTATTAGACTGGGAAAAACGGATTCAGAAACAGCTAGGAGATGTTCCATTAGAGTATACTTGTGAGCTTAAATACGACGGTGCTTCCATATCTATTACTTATGAAAACGGACAATTAGTGCGTGCGGTAACGCGTGGAGATGGTTTTCAAGGGGACGATGTAACGAATAATGTAAAAACTATAAATGCCGTTCCGTTGCGATTGAAAGGCGATTATCCGGCTAAATTTGATATTCGAGGGGAGATTATTTTGCCTTTCGCTGGTTTCGAAAAAATGAATCAGGAATTGATAGAAATAGGGGAAGCGCCTTATTCTAATCCAAGAAATACAGCTTCTGGTAGTTTGAAATTACAAGATAGTGCCTTGGTAGCTAAAAGACCTTTGGATTGTTTACTGTACTCAATTGTAGGGGGAGGCTTGGAACTTGAATCTCAGTTTGAAGCATTGCACAAAGCTAGGGATTGGGGTTTTAAAGTACCGCAAGAGGCGCGATTGGCGGGTAATCTAGAAGCTGTATTTGAATTCATTGACTATTGGGATGTGCATCGCCATGAGTTGCCTTATGAGACGGACGGGGTAGTTGTTAAGGTGAATTCTATACAGTATCAAGAAGAGTTAGGTTTTACGGCTAAATCACCTCGATGGGCTATGGCTTATAAATTCAAGTCGGAGCAGGTTTCGACTAAATTAAATTCGATTTCGTATCAAGTGGGAAGAACGGGGGCGATTACACCTGTGGCTAATTTAGAGCCAGTGCAGTTGGCTGGAACAATTGTAAAACGGGCATCCCTACATAATGCTGACCAAATTGAGAAATTAGATATTCGAATTGGAGATACTGTTTTTGTTGAAAAAGGAGGAGAAATCATTCCTAAGATTATAGCTGTTGATTTAAAGCAGCGTCCAGAAAATTCAGTGGTTACTCATTATATCACTCATTGTCCAGAATGTCAAACCGAATTGGTGCGAAATGAAGGAGAGGCGAATCATTATTGCCCAAATTTCTACGGATGTCCGCCTCAGATTATTGGTCGTATTCAGCATTTTATTTCTCGTAAAGCGATGGATATTGAAGGATTGGGAGGGGAAACTGTAGCTCTGTTGTTTAATAATGGTTTAGTGCATAATTACGCTGATTTGTATCAGTTGACGGTGGAGCAAATTTTGCCTTTGGAGCGAATGGCTCAAAAATCAGCAGAGAATTTAGTTAATGGTGTGGCTGATTCTAAGAATATCCCTTTTGAACGAGTATTGTATGCTTTAGGAATTCGTTTTGTAGGTGAAACTGTAGCTAAAAAATTGGCTAAACATTATAAAAACATTGATGCACTTTCCAAAGCTAGTTTGATGGACTTGATTTTAGTTGATGAAATTGGAGAGCGAATTGCGCAAAGTGTGATTGATTTTTTTGAGAACAAAGAAAATACTATTATTATCGAACGTTTGAAGGAGTACGGAGTTCAGTTTGAAGTTGTAGAAAAGGTGAACCTAGATGCAACGGAGATTCTTTTAGGGAAAACGTTTGTGGTTTCAGGAGTGTTTACGGAGTTTTCTCGTGATGATTTAAAGAAAGCGATTGAAGATAATGGGGGGAAAGTAGGAAGTTCTATTTCATCAAAAACGGACTATGTTGTAGCGGGTGATAATATGGGGCCTGCTAAATTGGAAAAGGCAAGTAAATTGAATATTCCAATCATTTCGGAAACGGACTTTATGGAGATGCTTAAGGAAAGTTAGAAGTTGGAAGAGTGAAGTTGGAGGATTTTGGATTTTGGATTTCAGGTTTTGTGGTGATTATGGAAATTCCTTTATAATTCAAAACGTACATCTTTAATCTAAAATCGATGATTGAATATCTTAAATCATAATTTTCGTGATATAATAACAAAGATATGTGCCCCGATAGTAGTGAAAAGCTTTATGGGGGCTTTTGTTTTGCCGCCATAAACTTGAAACGGATAGCGGGACGACTGTGGAATTGATGTATTTAAGTTGTGCTTCTTGTTATTAATACCTTTTTTGGAAGGGTCTAATTGTTAAGGTTATAACAAAAAGTTTTAAAACCACGTTATAGTTTTTTAGATTTGCTCTTCGTATTGTGACATAAATACTTAATTTTGTAAATTAGAAAAGTAATTATGCTGTTGAAATATTTAAAGGAATTTTCAGTAAAAAGGAAGTTGAAAAACAGTTTGTTTGCAGAGAAAAAACAACCTAATTCCAATGCCATTAAGACAGTTGGTTTGCTAATTGACGAAAGTTATTTTAAAAATAAAAAGTTGTTGGTGGAGCAGTTAGTTACTTCGGGCTTTTTAAAAGTAAACATTGATGTTCTGGTTTATAGAAGTAGGTCTAGTAAGAATAAGGTGTGTGAGTATCCTGTTTTTACTTCTAATGATGTTAACTGGAATGGTGTTATAAATAATCAAGTAGTAACTGATTTTATAGACAAAGAATTTGATTTATTAATTAGTTATTATGATGTGGAAAAAGCGATTTTATTGCTAGTCACACATCATTCAAAAGCAGATTTAAAAGTTGGTTTTTCTTCTATTGACAAACGATTAAATAATTTGATGATCAATATAAATGCTGAGAATTATAAAGTATTTGTACATGAATTGTTTAGATACTTAAAAATATTAAATAAAATATAACCTAACACATGCAATCATTAATAGGAACTGGAGCGGCGCTTATAACTCCATTTAACCAAGATTTATCAATTGATATAGAAGCTTTAATTCGTATTGTAAATTTATCAGTTGATGGTGGAGTGGAATACCTTGTAGTTTTAGGAACTACAGCGGAAACAGCAACACTTAGTGCAGAAGAAAAAGAATTAGTAATTAAAACTGTTATTGAGGCAAATAAAGGAAGATTGCCTTTAGTTTTAGGTGTTGGTGGAAATGACACCATGACTTTAGTTAAAGAATTAAAAACAAAAGATTTATCTGCTTTTGAGGCGATTTTATCTGTTTCACCTTACTACAACAAGCCTACTCAGGAAGGAATATACCAGCATTATAAAGCGGTAGCAGAAGCTTCTCCAATCCCAGTAATTATTTATAATGTACCAGGTAGAACGTCAAGCAATATGTTGCCAGCTACGGTAATTCGTTTGGCAAATGACTGTAAAAACATTGTAGCACTTAAAGAAGCTTCTGGTGACTTATGTCAGGCAATGGAAATTATAAAAAACAAACCCAAAGATTTCCTTGTAATATCTGGTGATGATATGTTGGCTTTGCCAATGATTTTTGCTGGAGGAATGGGGGTAATTTCGGTAATAGGTCAAAGTTTTCCAACTGCATTTTCAGAAATGAT is from Flavobacterium sp. NG2 and encodes:
- the dapA gene encoding 4-hydroxy-tetrahydrodipicolinate synthase: MQSLIGTGAALITPFNQDLSIDIEALIRIVNLSVDGGVEYLVVLGTTAETATLSAEEKELVIKTVIEANKGRLPLVLGVGGNDTMTLVKELKTKDLSAFEAILSVSPYYNKPTQEGIYQHYKAVAEASPIPVIIYNVPGRTSSNMLPATVIRLANDCKNIVALKEASGDLCQAMEIIKNKPKDFLVISGDDMLALPMIFAGGMGVISVIGQSFPTAFSEMIRLGLNRKVDEAYELHYRFSDCIDMIFEQGNPAGIKEVFKSLGLAENYVRLPLVSVDQDLAGRIDTFVAEFDK
- the ligA gene encoding NAD-dependent DNA ligase LigA, translating into MDILSQILLLREELDQHNYNYYVLDNPIITDYDFDLKLKQLQELEVKHPEYFDENSPTQRVGGAITKNFQTIAHEQRMYSLDNSYSKEDLLDWEKRIQKQLGDVPLEYTCELKYDGASISITYENGQLVRAVTRGDGFQGDDVTNNVKTINAVPLRLKGDYPAKFDIRGEIILPFAGFEKMNQELIEIGEAPYSNPRNTASGSLKLQDSALVAKRPLDCLLYSIVGGGLELESQFEALHKARDWGFKVPQEARLAGNLEAVFEFIDYWDVHRHELPYETDGVVVKVNSIQYQEELGFTAKSPRWAMAYKFKSEQVSTKLNSISYQVGRTGAITPVANLEPVQLAGTIVKRASLHNADQIEKLDIRIGDTVFVEKGGEIIPKIIAVDLKQRPENSVVTHYITHCPECQTELVRNEGEANHYCPNFYGCPPQIIGRIQHFISRKAMDIEGLGGETVALLFNNGLVHNYADLYQLTVEQILPLERMAQKSAENLVNGVADSKNIPFERVLYALGIRFVGETVAKKLAKHYKNIDALSKASLMDLILVDEIGERIAQSVIDFFENKENTIIIERLKEYGVQFEVVEKVNLDATEILLGKTFVVSGVFTEFSRDDLKKAIEDNGGKVGSSISSKTDYVVAGDNMGPAKLEKASKLNIPIISETDFMEMLKES
- a CDS encoding DUF6913 domain-containing protein, with the protein product MLLKYLKEFSVKRKLKNSLFAEKKQPNSNAIKTVGLLIDESYFKNKKLLVEQLVTSGFLKVNIDVLVYRSRSSKNKVCEYPVFTSNDVNWNGVINNQVVTDFIDKEFDLLISYYDVEKAILLLVTHHSKADLKVGFSSIDKRLNNLMININAENYKVFVHELFRYLKILNKI